A window from Dioscorea cayenensis subsp. rotundata cultivar TDr96_F1 chromosome 10, TDr96_F1_v2_PseudoChromosome.rev07_lg8_w22 25.fasta, whole genome shotgun sequence encodes these proteins:
- the LOC120270903 gene encoding START domain-containing protein 10: MWSTSSTSCGSGSSSSISSGSNSPPASSRSWLISEDSLRRYVNYASESCIQELLSASVSSRVGGDDGWKVLATEDNVEISKRCSGSLHVFRSRWLLRSVSLEQFMTVANAIDAAKQWDGDLVEAKYIKVLDDNLSIIRLRFGYASKPLFKNREFVVYERRQEMDDGTLVVAVASLPKEIAAGLHPKGNNSIRGLLLQSGWVVEKLDDHSCLVTYVVQLDPAGWLPKCLVNRFNTKLVMIIDNLKKLAQACPINSEI; encoded by the exons ATGTGGAGCACTAGTAGTACTAGTTGCGGTAGTGGTAGCAGTAGCAGTATTAGTAGTGGTTCGAACTCTCCTCCGGCTTCTTCTCGATCATG GTTGATAAGTGAAGATTCGTTGAGACGGTATGTGAATTATGCGAGCGAGAGTTGTATACAAGAGCTTTTATCAGCATCGGTTTCGAGCAGAGTTGGAGGAGATGATGGATGGAAGGTTCTTGCAACAGAGGATAATGTGGAGATATCGAAGAGGTGTTCGGGCTCACTGCATGTTTTTCGTAGCCGGTGGCTACTCCGATCAGTTTCACTGGAACAATTTATGACCGTTGCCAATGCTATCGATGCTGCTAAG CAATGGGACGGGGATCTTGTGGAAGCCAAATATATCAAAGTTCTCGACGACAACTTGAGCATCATTCGTCTCCGGTTCGGCTATGCATCAAAGCCATTGTTCAAGAACCGGGAGTTCGTTGTGTATGAACGACGGCAGGAAATGGATGATGGTACATTG GTTGTTGCTGTGGCTTCTCTTCCAAAAGAGATTGCTGCTGGTTTGCATCCAAAAGGAAATAACTCCATTAGAGGCCTCTTGCTTCAGTCTGGATGGGTAGTTGAGAAGCTGGATGATCACTCTTGCCTGGTTACCTATGTTGTTCAG TTGGATCCAGCAGGATGGTTGCCAAAGTGTTTGGTGAACAGATTTAATACAAAGCTGGTAATGATTATtgacaacttaaaaaaattagctCAAGCTTGTCCAATAAATAgcgaaatataa